The following nucleotide sequence is from Pseudobdellovibrionaceae bacterium.
AAAGTAATGTTGTTAAAAATCTAGCTGTGATCATACGTTCCCCTTTCTAATTCTAGCCATTTTCTTTTTTTATACACTTACACCAGTATACCACTTACTTATTAGCCTTAAAGTAAAATGGATAAGCCACAACAACATCACCACCACCGTCTGGTCTAGGAAATGTCCATTTAGCCACTTGTCTTAAAATACATCCCTCGACCATAGCATTGGCCATCGTACTTTGCTCTACTTTTTGAGTAGAAACAGTACCATCTGCGGCAATAGTCCATGCGATTTTAATTTTACCGTACAATGCAGGCTCAGCCGCTAACTGTCTTTCATAACAGTAACGAACACGACCTAAGTTGTTCTTCACAACCTGTGAAATGATATTAGGATCTAGACCACCTGAAATCTCGGTTTCTTCTTCGATCGCATCAACCAGTCCACCTGCTCCGACACCACCGACAGATAACCCACCTAGTTTTCCAGATACGGCCGTACCTCCAGCCACACCATTAGTTGTAATTCCTGAAACGTTATAGGCTCCTGCATTCTTAGATAATGTTGCACCTTTAACTGCCACACCCTCTGAAGCAAAAGCTCGGTTTCTAGAGTTACCCACACCTTTTCCCGCACCTTCAAGCAAAGAATTGGTGTCCACAGCAGCAGCCGCAACTACGTTACTGATCTTATCAGTTAAGCCTGATTCTTTAATCGTATTGACTACTTTTTTAGCTTCAGGCGTGACAGGCTCAACCACTTGTTTGGTCTTTTCGACCACTCTAGTTGTTTCTGGTTTTTTGACTTCTACAGCTTTCTTAATTTCTGTTTGTTTTTTAAGTTCCTCAGCTTTCTTTTGCTGCTTTTGAATCACTTCTGGATCAATAAGCATTCTAGTATATTTGTTTCTGTCCAAAGCACCAGGATCTTTAGGCATAATTTTGGGCATCAACCACGCTGATAGAAATACAAACAAGGTGATAGCTAAGGCCAATCCAAAAGGACGCACAAGATCTTTGGGGAAGTACCCTAAGATATTCTTGGGTCTTTCATTTTCATAAATTTCTGTTCGTACCAAACGACGCTTAATCCAAAGATCACCAACCTGATCCTCAATCCAATCTAAAGATGTTGCTGGAGTAAACGTGTGCTTTTTCCTGTTGAATTTAAAATCAATGGGCTTGTTCTTTTCCGTCAATGTTGTACTTACAACTTCACCGTTACCTCGCATAACAACGATCTGCTGTCTTTCCACCATATTTGGTGAAGCCACACCGATCAGTCTATTTTGCTCGCGGAAAAGATTATACGGCTTAACCACACAAGGTTCGATCGTAAGTGTATCATCACCAAATGTAATTTGCACTTTACCATTGATGGCTGATTCATTGACTTGATCTTTACCAATCCAAGTTCCATGGGTACTTGCAAGGTCTACAATAGTCCATACCCCATTTCTATTTTCAATAGAGGCATGTATATCATCAACCCTTGAGCTTCTAACACGTATTCTAGCACTCTTTGACGAACCAATCGTGATGACATCACCAGAGGACAAGGCTCTAAAGTGTCCTAAATTTCTGCCGCCATTCGAATGCGTTATTCTCAGTTCTGTTTTACTCATAGTATTTACCTCAAGAAGAACACTGACTTTCTTATCTCGTTCTGCATTTCATCTTTAACTTCATAGATAGGCAAAAAGTCCACACCACTTTTTTGCAGCAAATATTGCCCATCTGGGGTCCTTACTTCACCATCGACATCTAAGCCGTCAAAATCGATTCTTTGTGGCTTTTTTGACTTGTCTTTAGCAAAGCTTGTTGTTGAAAAAAGCATTACTAACATTAATAGTATATACTTCATTTTCATTGTGCACCTCCATCATCGCTTGGGCTTGCTTGAACCTCAGAAGCGGGCGCTCTGTCATTATTTGATTTTTGAGGACTTGCCACCTTAGGAGCTGGATTTTTTGCCTCTTCCATTTTTTTCACAATTGCATCATGTTTTGCTTGCACTGCTTGTTTTTCTTTTGAGATCACATGCTCTGGGAATGTTGCTAATACCTTTTCATACCAAGCCAGCGCACGCCTTGAATCTT
It contains:
- a CDS encoding AgmX/PglI C-terminal domain-containing protein; the protein is MSKTELRITHSNGGRNLGHFRALSSGDVITIGSSKSARIRVRSSRVDDIHASIENRNGVWTIVDLASTHGTWIGKDQVNESAINGKVQITFGDDTLTIEPCVVKPYNLFREQNRLIGVASPNMVERQQIVVMRGNGEVVSTTLTEKNKPIDFKFNRKKHTFTPATSLDWIEDQVGDLWIKRRLVRTEIYENERPKNILGYFPKDLVRPFGLALAITLFVFLSAWLMPKIMPKDPGALDRNKYTRMLIDPEVIQKQQKKAEELKKQTEIKKAVEVKKPETTRVVEKTKQVVEPVTPEAKKVVNTIKESGLTDKISNVVAAAAVDTNSLLEGAGKGVGNSRNRAFASEGVAVKGATLSKNAGAYNVSGITTNGVAGGTAVSGKLGGLSVGGVGAGGLVDAIEEETEISGGLDPNIISQVVKNNLGRVRYCYERQLAAEPALYGKIKIAWTIAADGTVSTQKVEQSTMANAMVEGCILRQVAKWTFPRPDGGGDVVVAYPFYFKANK